CCCGTTGCTGTATTTGAGGTCGAAGCGGTCCACTCCGAGGTTCCGCTTCAGCAGGGCGATCTTCTGCGCCACGGTTTCCGGAGAGCCAACGTAGAGCGCGCCTTCGGGGCCGCACATCGCATCGAATTCACCCCTGTTGCCCGGGCCCCAGCCACGCTCGGCCCCGATCCTGTTGCGCTGCTCAAGCCAGTGCGGGAAGAGTTCTTCGCGGGCGGCCTCGTCGGTATCGGCGATGAAACCCGGTGAGTGTGTTGCGATCTGGCGCATCGGATGGCCGTACTTGCCCATTGCCTCTCGGTAGAGATTCACCAAAGGCGCAAAGCGGCGGGGCTCTCCCCCGATGATGGCGAAAATGATCGGGTATCCGTATTCAGCACAGCGCAGGACTGATTCGGGTGTTCCCCCGACGCCGATCCAGGCGGGCAACAGATGGTGCTGCAGCTTTGGGTACACCTGGAGTCCGCTGACGTTGGGCCGCGTGCGTCCTTCCCAATGGACGGGTTTCTGCGCCCGTACTTTGTCGAACAGCTCGAGCTTTTCCTCGAAGAGGACCTCGTAATCGGCCAGGTCCAGGCCGAACAGCGGGAAGGACTCCACGAAGGAGCCCCTTCCGAGCATCACTTCGGCCCTGCCATCCGATATCGCATCCACCGTCGCGAACCGTTGGAACACCCTGATGGGATCATCTGAGCTCAGCACCGTGACCGCCGAGCCAAGTCGGATCCGGGATGTCACGGCCGCTGCCGCAGCAAGGAAAACTTCCGGTGCGGACACGGCAAAGTCACGGCGGTGGTGCTCACCGACGCCAAAAGCGTGGATGCCGACGGCGTCCGCCAGTTTTGCTTCTTCGAGCAGCTCCCTCAGGACTTGCGCGTGTTCCTTGGGATTGCCGTCGGCGTCGAGTCCTGCGTCGCCGAAGGTGTTTAGCCCGAGCAGGATCTGGTTCGCCGCTACCGGCGCGGTGGGGTCGGAGGAAACGGAGGTCATCAGGACTCCTTCAGCCAGCCTGCCAGTTCGGAGGCCCAGTAGGTCAGTACGGTATCGGCGCCGGCCCGCTTGATCCCCAGCACGGACTCGGTGATGGCACCACGCCTGTCGATCCAGCCGTTGGCGGCAGCCGCTTCGATCATGGCGTACTCGCCTGAAATTTGGTAGGCCGAGACGGGTACCGGGCTCATGGCTGCGACGTCGGCAAGGATGTCCAGGTAGCTCATGGCCGGCTTGACCATGACCATGTCCGCCCCTTCCTCCAGGTCCAGCTCAACTTCGAGGATGGCTTCGCGACGGTTGGCCGCGTCCATCTGGTAGGTTCGGCGGTCACCCTTCAGCTGGGAATCAACGGCTTCACGGAACGGGCCGTAGAAAGCGGACGCATACTTGGCTGCGTACGCCAGGACAGCGGTGTTCTTGTGGCCGGATTCCTCCAGCGCTTGCCTGATGACGGCGATCTGGCCGTCCATCATGCCCGACGGGCCCAGGACGTGCGCGCCGGCGTCAGCTTGGGCCACCGCCATCTGCCCGTAGATCTCCAACGTGGCGTCATTGTCCACGTAGCCCTCGGCGTCCAATACACCGCAGTGGCCGTGGTCGGTGAACTCGTCCAGGCAAACATCGCCCATGATCACCAGGTCGTCACCGACCTCGGCTTTGACGTCGCGGATTGCCTTGTTCAGGACACCGTCAGGGTCAAGGGAAGCAGTGCCCTGCGCGTCCCGCACTGCGGGTACGCCGAAGAGCATGATGCCGCCCACACCCAGCTGCACGGCCTCGGCGGCAGCGCGCTTCAGGGAGTCGGTAGTGTGCTGGACGACGCCCGGCATGGAGCTGATGGGGCTCGGTTCGGTAAGGCCCTCCCGGATGAAGGCCGGGAGGATCAGGTCTGCGGGGGCCAGCCGGTTCTCGGCGGTCAGCCTGCGCATGGCGGGAGTTGTGCGCAAGCGGCGGGGACGATGGTTTGGAAAGCTCATTGCGGGTTCCCTTCGTTGGCGAAAACAGATTCCAGGGCGGCCACGATGCCGTCCGGTGTTGGTTCTTTGGCGGTGGCAGCAACGGTGAGTCCGAGCTGGGAGGCTGCCGCCGCCGTCGGACGTCCAATGGCGATGACCTGGCAGCGGCCCAGTTCCGGAAAGTCCCTCGCGATGCGCCGTGCGCCGCTGGGCGAGGCGAGCACCACTGCGTCCATCGTGCCGGCGTCGAGGGCCTCACGCGCTTCCGCGGGGCTCACCATCCGCGGCGTGTGGTCTTGAACCACGACGGCGGACGGCAGTTCCGCCGTCAGGCGACGCTCAGTGCGGGCCGGGTAATCAACGGTGTGATAGGCGGTCACGGCGGTGACATCGGCGCCCTTGGCGGCCAGGCCTTCACGGAGGCCCGGTGCGGCGATATCGGCCTGGGGCAGGAAGACCTGCTCGGGCGCCATTGTCCAGAGGCCAAGGAGGCCCTCGGCCGACTGTGCCTCGGTTGGGGCCAGCGCTACTGCGAGTCCAACGGATTCCAGAGCCCGCCTTGACGACTCGCCAATGGTAGCCACCCTGGTGCCGGCCGGGACCAGATGGGCAAGGGCGACACCGCGTTCGGCAGCCTGCTCCAGGAGGACCCGCACGGTGGTGATGCTGCTGACCACCAGCCAGTCGAAACCTCCCGCTGACAACCGGTCAACAGCGGCATCCAAGGGCGATTGGTCTTCGGCCCGTTCAAAGTCGATCAGTGGAAGCACTATTGGCTCCGCGCCAGCTCCGGTTAGGAGCGAAGCCAAAGCCCGGGCGCGGTCGGCGGTCCTGGTAACCAGGATGCGCCGGCCAGCCAGGGCCTTTGGTTCCAGGGGCTTAGGATGCGGCAAGGTCCGCAATCTCCGCGGCACCGGCAGCGAGCAATAACTCAGCTACCTCGATGCCCAGCAGGGTGGCTCCCACTTCGGTCATACCGTCGGTAGCCTTTTTCTCGCGCACGGTCTTGGTGCCGTCCACTGAGCACACAGCAGCTTCCAGGTGAAGCATGCTCCCCTTGCGGAAGGCAAAGGCCCCAACAGGAGCCGCGCAACCGGCCTCAAGCCTGGCCAGGACCGCTCGCTCGGCTGTGACTGCAAGGCGCGTGTCGTCGTCGTTCAGCGCGGCAAGCGCTTGGGCCAACACGGCGTTGGAGCCCTCCGTCGTGCCTGCCTGGCGCGGAGCATCCTCCGTCCGGCATTCGATGGCCAGCGCCCCCTGCCCCGGTGCGGGCAGCATGACGTCGGTTTCGAAGAACTCGCTGACGGTGTCCAGCCGGCCCATCCGCTCCAGGCCGGCAGCGGCGAGCACCACGGCGTCGAGGTCGCATGACTTACCGGGAACAACCTCGGACGTGGTGTTTCCCGGGAGGCCCGGGACCCTGCCGAGGCGGGTGTCCACATTGCCTCGAATATCGAGGACCTCGATGTCCGGGCGCGCGGCCCGAAGCTGGGCTGCGCGGCGGGGTGAGCCCGTGCCCACTTTCGCCCCGCCCGGCAGTTCCGCGAGAGTCATGCCGTCGCGCGCGCAGAGGACATCCCGCACGTCGACGCGCTTTGGCGTCGCAGCGATACTCAGGCCAAGGGCCGCCCCAGTGGGCAGGTCCTTCAAGGAATGCACGGCAACATCGCAGGTGTCAGCCAGCAACGCATCCCGAAGTGCCGCCACGAACACGCCCGTGCCGCCCATTTGGGAGAGGGAACCGGTCTTGACGTCGCCCTCGGTCCGGATGTGCACGAGGTCTACCGGGAAGCCGCCGACAGCAGCCAGCTTATCGGCAGTCTGCTGCGTCTGAGTCAGGGCCAGCTTGCTGGCCCTGGTGCCAATGCGGACGGTCACTTGGCGGCCTCCGACGCGGCGTACGCGTCGTGGCCGATGCCAACGCGGGTACCCACTTCGGCAATGACGGGTTTGGCACCGCGGAAGTTCTCGCAGCAGTTGGGGCGGCACACGTCGTACCACGGTCCGAGGTCGGTGACATGCGGACGATCGGCGATGTTGTTCTCCACGGTACGTTCGCAAATAAGGTCCACGAGGCCGGAAACGAAAGCTGCATGCGTGCCCGGAGTGGGAACGCGCGTTGCCTCGATGTTGAGGTTCTTGCACGTTTCCAGTGCTTCCGTGTCAAGGTCCCAGGCAACTTCCATGTGGTCGCTGACGAAACCCAGGGGCACAATGACAACGCCCCGGACACCTTCAGGAGCGATCTCCTCAAGGTGGTCGTTGATGTCGGGTTCCAGCCAGGGAATGTGCGGCGCGCCCGAGCGTGACTGGTACACGAGATCCCAAGCAACGTTGGGTGCCACGGTGTCCATGATGGCCTTGGCGTTGGCAAGGTGCTGGGCTGCGTAGGCAGATCCTTCAGCGAACTCGCGCGGCTCGTCGTCGGAACGACCGGCGGCCTCGGCATCGCGGGTGGGAATGGAGTGGGTAGCGAACAGGACCCGGATCTTCGAGTCCGGGTCGGCTTCTCCGGCAGCAGCCAGCTTCCCGCGGATTTCTTCCAGACCGGCGGCGGTTCCCTCAAGGAAGGGCTGAACTACCCCGGGGTGGTCGAAGTACTGCCGGATCTTGTCGACCTCGAGCTTGCCGTCCAGGCCGGTTTCGGTCAGGGCAACGCCGATGTCTTCGCGGTACTGGCGGCAGCTGGAGTAACAGGAGTAGATGCTGGTGGTGAGCATCAGGATCCGGCGGTGGCCGGCGTCGTAAGCGTCCTGCAAAACGGGGGCGATGTAAGGGTCCCAGTTACGGTTGCCCCAAAGGACGGGCAGCTCGATCCCGCGTTGTGCCAGCTCCGATTCGATCGCTGCCTTCAGCTCGCGGTTCTGCTGGTTGATGGGGCTGATGCCACCGAATGCGCGGTAGTGGTGCGACACCTCTTCCAGCCGCTCGTCCGGGATGCCGCGCCCGCGGGTGACGTTGCGCAGGAAGGGAATGACG
This Paenarthrobacter sp. GOM3 DNA region includes the following protein-coding sequences:
- a CDS encoding ferrochelatase codes for the protein MSEFPISTEPNSVTERGRQEPKQYDAVLLASFGGPEGQEDVIPFLRNVTRGRGIPDERLEEVSHHYRAFGGISPINQQNRELKAAIESELAQRGIELPVLWGNRNWDPYIAPVLQDAYDAGHRRILMLTTSIYSCYSSCRQYREDIGVALTETGLDGKLEVDKIRQYFDHPGVVQPFLEGTAAGLEEIRGKLAAAGEADPDSKIRVLFATHSIPTRDAEAAGRSDDEPREFAEGSAYAAQHLANAKAIMDTVAPNVAWDLVYQSRSGAPHIPWLEPDINDHLEEIAPEGVRGVVIVPLGFVSDHMEVAWDLDTEALETCKNLNIEATRVPTPGTHAAFVSGLVDLICERTVENNIADRPHVTDLGPWYDVCRPNCCENFRGAKPVIAEVGTRVGIGHDAYAASEAAK
- the hemB gene encoding porphobilinogen synthase, producing MSFPNHRPRRLRTTPAMRRLTAENRLAPADLILPAFIREGLTEPSPISSMPGVVQHTTDSLKRAAAEAVQLGVGGIMLFGVPAVRDAQGTASLDPDGVLNKAIRDVKAEVGDDLVIMGDVCLDEFTDHGHCGVLDAEGYVDNDATLEIYGQMAVAQADAGAHVLGPSGMMDGQIAVIRQALEESGHKNTAVLAYAAKYASAFYGPFREAVDSQLKGDRRTYQMDAANRREAILEVELDLEEGADMVMVKPAMSYLDILADVAAMSPVPVSAYQISGEYAMIEAAAANGWIDRRGAITESVLGIKRAGADTVLTYWASELAGWLKES
- the hemC gene encoding hydroxymethylbilane synthase; this encodes MTVRIGTRASKLALTQTQQTADKLAAVGGFPVDLVHIRTEGDVKTGSLSQMGGTGVFVAALRDALLADTCDVAVHSLKDLPTGAALGLSIAATPKRVDVRDVLCARDGMTLAELPGGAKVGTGSPRRAAQLRAARPDIEVLDIRGNVDTRLGRVPGLPGNTTSEVVPGKSCDLDAVVLAAAGLERMGRLDTVSEFFETDVMLPAPGQGALAIECRTEDAPRQAGTTEGSNAVLAQALAALNDDDTRLAVTAERAVLARLEAGCAAPVGAFAFRKGSMLHLEAAVCSVDGTKTVREKKATDGMTEVGATLLGIEVAELLLAAGAAEIADLAAS
- a CDS encoding LLM class flavin-dependent oxidoreductase, which translates into the protein MTSVSSDPTAPVAANQILLGLNTFGDAGLDADGNPKEHAQVLRELLEEAKLADAVGIHAFGVGEHHRRDFAVSAPEVFLAAAAAVTSRIRLGSAVTVLSSDDPIRVFQRFATVDAISDGRAEVMLGRGSFVESFPLFGLDLADYEVLFEEKLELFDKVRAQKPVHWEGRTRPNVSGLQVYPKLQHHLLPAWIGVGGTPESVLRCAEYGYPIIFAIIGGEPRRFAPLVNLYREAMGKYGHPMRQIATHSPGFIADTDEAAREELFPHWLEQRNRIGAERGWGPGNRGEFDAMCGPEGALYVGSPETVAQKIALLKRNLGVDRFDLKYSNGTLPHQSMMRCIELYGTQVAPRVTELLAEAP
- a CDS encoding uroporphyrinogen-III synthase produces the protein MPHPKPLEPKALAGRRILVTRTADRARALASLLTGAGAEPIVLPLIDFERAEDQSPLDAAVDRLSAGGFDWLVVSSITTVRVLLEQAAERGVALAHLVPAGTRVATIGESSRRALESVGLAVALAPTEAQSAEGLLGLWTMAPEQVFLPQADIAAPGLREGLAAKGADVTAVTAYHTVDYPARTERRLTAELPSAVVVQDHTPRMVSPAEAREALDAGTMDAVVLASPSGARRIARDFPELGRCQVIAIGRPTAAAASQLGLTVAATAKEPTPDGIVAALESVFANEGNPQ